The following proteins come from a genomic window of Flavobacteriaceae bacterium MAR_2010_188:
- a CDS encoding 4-amino-4-deoxy-L-arabinose transferase, translating into MFRRLNVYPVAFITIFVMLITLTSFDYIPVSIMESRNFITAREMVNDGNWLLPTLNGEPRYEKPPLPTWLSAVSGIALGIDSVFALRLPGIFMIMIIGIFCYLITDKLIKYKTQAFINSLIVITSFYVFAITVEAPWDIFAHGFMLMGIFFLINSFQSEKLNLISSLLSALCIGLSILSKGPVSVYALFLPFLIAYLVVFRGSFKRSKVFTLFSVIFLALIIGGWWFIYARINNPAAFDAVVNTESTNWANYNVRPFYYYWSFFIQSGIWTIPTFISLLYPYLKDKVYNLKAYQFTLLWTLISVILLSIIPEKKSRYLMPVLIPLALNTGFYIEYLFREFKNIKSYLELVPIYFYFGILAIACFVIPISVFFMKDYFVGFSILWYTLLSFTLLTIGLALFLGLKNKNPKTLFISVVGIMVSVLLFLPPIYDKMERNNYNPISEFHKNRLYKDISVYSINGVSPEFIWDYGDKIPELRTESSEILIPDENQFGLLVPRANDSVGEFLKSKNLKYKKISTYNLNRSAKGAKAYKDRLVNDLLLVSKE; encoded by the coding sequence ATGTTTCGAAGGCTTAACGTTTATCCAGTAGCATTTATCACGATTTTCGTGATGTTAATCACCTTAACCAGTTTCGACTATATTCCGGTAAGCATCATGGAATCGCGCAATTTCATAACTGCGCGCGAAATGGTAAACGATGGTAATTGGCTCTTGCCTACCCTGAATGGAGAACCGCGTTATGAAAAACCTCCATTGCCAACATGGCTTTCAGCAGTCTCTGGAATCGCCCTAGGAATCGATAGCGTTTTTGCGCTTAGGCTCCCTGGGATATTTATGATAATGATTATCGGGATTTTTTGTTATCTAATCACCGATAAATTGATTAAATACAAGACCCAAGCCTTTATCAATAGCCTTATCGTTATAACATCTTTCTACGTTTTCGCAATTACAGTAGAAGCGCCCTGGGATATTTTTGCTCATGGGTTTATGCTGATGGGTATCTTCTTCCTTATAAATTCTTTTCAGTCGGAAAAACTAAATTTAATCAGCTCTCTTTTATCGGCGCTCTGCATTGGTCTATCTATTTTAAGTAAAGGACCTGTCTCGGTTTACGCGCTTTTTCTGCCATTTTTGATTGCTTATTTGGTTGTTTTTAGAGGCAGCTTCAAACGGAGTAAAGTATTTACTTTATTCAGCGTTATTTTCCTAGCACTTATTATTGGTGGCTGGTGGTTCATTTACGCTAGAATAAATAATCCCGCGGCCTTCGATGCAGTTGTAAATACTGAATCAACAAACTGGGCCAATTATAATGTCAGACCATTTTATTATTACTGGAGTTTCTTTATCCAAAGCGGAATATGGACTATACCCACATTTATTTCACTGCTTTATCCATATTTGAAGGATAAAGTATATAATCTTAAAGCATATCAATTTACACTTCTTTGGACTTTGATATCTGTTATTCTACTTTCTATAATCCCCGAAAAAAAATCTCGCTATTTAATGCCGGTATTAATCCCGCTGGCTCTTAATACCGGTTTTTATATAGAATATTTGTTTAGGGAATTCAAGAATATAAAGTCATATTTAGAGCTAGTTCCTATCTATTTCTATTTCGGAATATTAGCCATTGCCTGTTTTGTAATACCGATTTCGGTATTTTTTATGAAGGATTATTTTGTTGGGTTCAGCATTCTTTGGTATACGCTTTTATCCTTTACCTTATTGACAATAGGTCTTGCACTATTTCTAGGTTTGAAAAATAAAAACCCTAAAACACTTTTCATCTCTGTGGTAGGCATTATGGTTTCGGTACTTCTATTCTTGCCCCCCATTTACGATAAGATGGAGAGAAATAATTATAATCCTATTAGTGAATTCCATAAGAACAGACTTTATAAAGACATCTCAGTTTATTCAATTAACGGAGTTTCGCCAGAGTTTATCTGGGATTATGGAGATAAGATTCCAGAGTTGAGAACAGAATCCAGCGAAATACTAATTCCTGATGAAAATCAATTTGGATTATTGGTGCCTAGGGCAAATGATTCCGTCGGAGAATTTTTGAAAAGTAAAAATCTTAAATACAAGAAAATATCTACCTACAATTTAAACAGATCTGCAAAGGGCGCTAAAGCCTATAAAGACCGTTTGGTTAATGATCTTCTTTTGGTTTCGAAGGAATAA
- a CDS encoding Uncharacterized N-terminal domain of lipid-A-disaccharide synthase, whose product MNEYLVYAIGFLAQLLFSSRLIVQWLKSEKVKEVITPTSFWTLSLLASLLLFIYGYQRDDFAIMLGQGITYFIYIRNLQLLGEWSKYPKFVQYFLIVVPTLVAIFYFNNNKIDVDLLFKNENIPIKLLILGIVSQLIFTLRFVYQWLYSEYKKKSNLPLGFWILSVIGSLLILIYAYFRRDPVLLVGHGLGLFIYIRNLFLIKGHHVSKA is encoded by the coding sequence GTGAATGAATATCTAGTGTACGCCATTGGATTCTTAGCCCAACTCCTTTTTTCTTCAAGGCTCATTGTGCAATGGTTAAAGTCCGAAAAAGTAAAAGAAGTAATTACGCCAACAAGTTTCTGGACATTAAGCTTATTAGCCTCTCTCCTTCTTTTTATTTATGGATATCAGAGAGATGATTTTGCGATTATGCTGGGACAAGGAATTACCTATTTTATTTACATCAGGAATCTTCAATTGTTAGGGGAATGGTCCAAATACCCAAAGTTTGTGCAGTATTTCTTAATTGTAGTACCGACCCTAGTGGCAATTTTCTACTTTAATAACAATAAAATAGATGTTGATCTACTTTTCAAAAATGAAAATATTCCAATAAAATTATTAATTCTCGGGATTGTTTCACAATTGATATTTACCTTAAGGTTTGTATATCAGTGGCTATATTCAGAATATAAAAAAAAATCGAACCTTCCTCTCGGATTTTGGATACTTAGCGTAATCGGGTCATTATTGATTTTGATTTATGCTTATTTTCGGCGAGACCCTGTACTACTTGTAGGACATGGATTAGGTTTGTTTATTTATATCCGGAATCTTTTTTTAATCAAGGGACATCATGTTTCGAAGGCTTAA
- a CDS encoding Glycosyl transferase family 2, whose translation MEDQLTIIVPVYNEADNIERLETELDQFLSNTSVPSSILFVNDGSSDNSLGLIKELCRRNNNYKFISFKENRGLSSALKAGFDYVETSLTGYIDSDLQTSPMDFILLLNEIKSYDLVTGVRTDRKDSFVKTISSTIANGIRRMFTHDGMDDTGCPLKIIRTDFAKRIPMFRGLHRFLPAMILLQNGRILQVPIKHFPRTAGKAKFGLRNRLFGPLLDCFAYLWMKKKYITYNISEKSE comes from the coding sequence ATGGAAGACCAATTAACGATTATCGTTCCCGTATATAACGAAGCGGACAACATAGAAAGGCTGGAAACTGAATTAGACCAGTTTCTAAGTAATACATCTGTACCAAGCTCAATTTTGTTCGTAAACGATGGATCGAGTGATAATTCATTAGGGTTGATTAAAGAATTGTGCAGAAGAAATAATAACTACAAATTTATTTCTTTTAAAGAAAACAGAGGTTTAAGCTCGGCACTGAAAGCTGGTTTCGATTACGTAGAAACCTCCCTAACGGGCTACATCGATTCAGATTTACAGACCTCTCCCATGGATTTTATTCTGTTATTGAATGAAATTAAAAGCTACGATCTAGTTACCGGAGTAAGAACCGATAGGAAAGATTCTTTCGTCAAAACCATTTCCTCTACTATCGCTAACGGTATTAGAAGAATGTTTACCCACGATGGAATGGATGATACGGGTTGCCCACTAAAAATCATAAGAACCGATTTTGCTAAAAGAATCCCTATGTTTAGAGGGCTTCATAGATTTTTACCGGCCATGATTTTATTACAAAATGGAAGAATTTTACAAGTGCCGATTAAACATTTTCCTCGGACTGCCGGAAAAGCAAAATTCGGACTTCGAAATAGGCTCTTTGGCCCTTTGCTAGATTGTTTCGCCTATCTTTGGATGAAGAAGAAATACATCACCTACAATATCTCAGAAAAGAGTGAATGA
- a CDS encoding Nucleoside-diphosphate-sugar epimerase: MKILVTGAAGFIGSHAAERLSDLGHVVIGIDNFNDYYSPELKMMNASALEAKGVTMIKADLVDAEISQLLPNDVNYIFHFAAQPGISVASTFKDYFSNNFIATNNLVDYALGLNNLELFVNIATSSIYGLEATFTEDVAPKPASYYGVTKLAAEQLVLQKTRENKFRACSLRLYSVIGPRERPEKMYTKLIELGLKDEAFPLFEGSDKHLRSFTYVGDIVDGVVSVIGNEEKVDGEVINLGTEVEHTTQDGIDAVSQVLGKEIKVNIIPKRPGDQLRTKANIDKARKLLNYNPKTTLLEAVRKQVAWYKESFKD, translated from the coding sequence ATGAAAATACTGGTAACTGGGGCCGCAGGATTTATAGGGTCGCACGCAGCTGAAAGATTGAGCGATTTAGGACATGTTGTAATTGGCATCGATAATTTTAATGATTATTACAGTCCTGAACTAAAGATGATGAATGCTTCAGCCCTAGAAGCTAAGGGTGTAACCATGATTAAAGCCGATTTAGTGGATGCAGAAATCAGTCAATTATTGCCTAATGATGTAAATTATATTTTTCATTTTGCTGCACAGCCAGGAATATCTGTCGCTTCAACATTTAAAGATTATTTTTCCAATAATTTTATCGCAACCAACAATCTTGTTGATTATGCATTAGGCTTAAATAATCTTGAATTGTTTGTTAATATTGCCACATCTTCAATTTACGGATTAGAAGCAACTTTTACCGAAGATGTAGCCCCAAAACCGGCATCTTATTATGGAGTAACAAAATTGGCGGCAGAACAATTGGTGCTTCAAAAAACAAGAGAGAATAAATTTAGAGCTTGTTCCCTGAGGTTATACTCTGTGATTGGACCAAGAGAGCGCCCAGAAAAAATGTATACCAAATTAATAGAACTTGGTTTAAAAGATGAAGCTTTTCCTTTGTTTGAAGGAAGTGACAAGCATTTAAGAAGCTTTACTTATGTTGGAGACATCGTTGACGGCGTAGTTAGCGTCATTGGAAATGAGGAAAAAGTTGATGGTGAGGTAATTAATCTAGGGACAGAAGTAGAACATACTACACAAGATGGGATAGACGCAGTTTCGCAAGTTCTTGGGAAGGAGATTAAAGTCAATATAATTCCAAAACGTCCGGGGGACCAACTACGCACAAAGGCAAATATTGACAAAGCGAGAAAATTATTAAACTATAATCCTAAAACAACTTTATTAGAAGCGGTAAGAAAGCAAGTCGCTTGGTATAAGGAAAGTTTTAAAGATTAA
- a CDS encoding methylmalonyl-CoA mutase metallochaperone MeaB (manually curated) has translation MKSKHKSSISETEGIKLSSKMNKDLLGRKNRKTTNNSAESIYHEIIAGNIAALSQGITLIESSNASHREKSSELLKLCLPHSGNSLRIGITGVPGVGKSTFIESFGKHLSDNGKKIAILAVDPTSQNSKGSILGDKTRMEILVKSKNVFIRPTPSGISLGGVARKTRETIILCEAAGFDTIIIETVGVGQSEVAVHSMVDFFILLKLAGAGDELQGIKRGIIEMADLIAINKADGDNLKNAKHAQQDFKNALHLYPPKESKWQPNVLLCSALNNEGILEIAEETEKFQNLVGENGHFKKNRIEQQKYWLFQSIEDNLKSAFYDKSDIKIELQKQIELLKRNETTVFAATEYLLNL, from the coding sequence TTGAAGTCTAAACACAAAAGTTCCATAAGCGAAACAGAAGGAATAAAGCTTTCATCTAAAATGAATAAAGATTTGCTTGGGAGAAAAAATAGAAAGACTACAAACAATTCTGCAGAGTCTATTTATCATGAAATCATTGCGGGAAATATTGCTGCCTTAAGCCAAGGCATTACGCTTATTGAAAGTTCTAATGCAAGCCATAGAGAGAAATCCTCTGAACTTTTAAAACTCTGTTTGCCACATTCTGGTAATTCCTTAAGGATTGGAATAACTGGAGTTCCAGGTGTAGGTAAGAGTACTTTTATCGAGTCGTTTGGAAAGCATTTAAGCGATAACGGTAAAAAGATCGCCATACTCGCGGTTGATCCAACTAGTCAAAATAGCAAAGGAAGTATTTTGGGAGACAAGACCAGAATGGAAATCCTTGTCAAAAGCAAAAATGTATTTATTCGCCCTACTCCATCGGGTATTTCTTTAGGAGGGGTCGCTAGGAAGACGAGAGAAACCATCATCTTATGTGAAGCTGCGGGTTTTGACACCATTATTATTGAAACGGTAGGCGTTGGCCAAAGTGAAGTTGCGGTACATTCTATGGTCGACTTTTTTATCCTATTAAAATTGGCGGGCGCCGGTGATGAATTACAAGGAATTAAACGTGGAATTATAGAAATGGCCGATCTCATCGCCATAAATAAAGCCGACGGAGATAATTTGAAAAATGCCAAACACGCTCAACAGGATTTTAAAAATGCATTACATCTCTATCCGCCAAAAGAATCAAAGTGGCAACCTAACGTTTTACTTTGCAGTGCTCTAAATAATGAAGGGATTTTAGAAATTGCTGAGGAAACAGAGAAGTTTCAAAATTTGGTAGGGGAAAATGGTCATTTTAAAAAGAACAGAATTGAACAACAGAAATATTGGCTTTTTCAGTCTATAGAAGACAATTTAAAATCAGCCTTCTATGATAAATCAGATATTAAAATTGAGCTTCAGAAACAGATAGAGTTATTAAAAAGAAATGAAACCACGGTCTTCGCTGCAACCGAATATCTTCTTAATCTTTAA
- a CDS encoding RNA polymerase sigma-70 factor, ECF subfamily → MFQTELIEKCKKNDQSAQMQLYRQYCDGMYCVAMRFVKDSMEAEDIVQESFLKAFSKIYQFTAEVTFGAWLKRIVINKAIDQLKKNKAYLIQLEEVHLKVVDDEAQDKWLVEDTITLEEIKHAIETLPDKYKYVVMLYLVEGYDHQEISEILSISEIASRTQLSRGKKKLQGKLKKIKDGTRY, encoded by the coding sequence GTGTTTCAAACTGAATTAATTGAAAAATGCAAGAAGAACGACCAGTCTGCGCAGATGCAACTGTACAGGCAATACTGCGACGGCATGTATTGTGTTGCAATGAGATTTGTCAAAGATTCTATGGAAGCTGAAGATATCGTACAGGAATCCTTCTTAAAAGCATTTTCTAAAATTTATCAGTTTACCGCCGAAGTAACCTTTGGAGCTTGGTTAAAACGAATTGTAATCAACAAAGCAATCGACCAGTTAAAAAAGAATAAAGCATATCTAATTCAACTTGAAGAAGTTCACCTTAAAGTGGTAGATGACGAAGCACAGGATAAATGGTTGGTGGAAGATACGATTACGTTGGAAGAAATTAAGCATGCGATTGAAACCTTGCCCGATAAGTACAAATACGTAGTTATGCTGTATTTGGTAGAAGGTTATGATCATCAAGAAATCTCAGAAATTTTATCGATTAGCGAGATTGCTTCTAGAACTCAGCTTTCACGAGGGAAAAAGAAATTACAAGGAAAACTAAAAAAAATTAAAGATGGCACAAGATATTAG
- a CDS encoding Peptidase family M23 has protein sequence MSQTQFHEFLRNIDKDPIRLLDEQFKSSDYIPIDLSTNNKQLQDIDVSSSEALDAYIFGHIKENDASIGYGGYNEIRGIYDRAENFKAEEGEEKRNIHLGMDIWAEAETKIYAPLEGRVHSYRNNGEFGDYGPTIILEHKMEEFVFYTLYGHLSLDSMEKMFVGKKIKQGKKIGKLGDSSVNGDYPPHLHLQIIRNIENYQGDYPGVCSQKNLEFYLDNCPDPNLLLKL, from the coding sequence ATGTCCCAAACCCAGTTTCACGAATTTCTTCGCAATATCGATAAAGACCCGATCAGGCTCTTAGATGAACAATTTAAGTCTAGCGACTACATTCCAATCGATTTATCGACCAACAATAAACAACTACAAGATATAGATGTTTCCTCGTCGGAAGCGTTGGATGCCTACATTTTTGGCCATATTAAGGAAAATGATGCCAGTATTGGCTATGGTGGCTATAACGAAATCCGCGGCATCTATGATCGGGCAGAAAATTTTAAGGCTGAAGAAGGCGAGGAGAAGAGAAACATCCACTTAGGTATGGACATTTGGGCCGAAGCCGAAACTAAAATCTATGCGCCTCTAGAAGGAAGAGTCCATAGTTATAGGAATAACGGTGAATTTGGAGATTATGGCCCCACAATTATCTTAGAACATAAAATGGAAGAATTTGTTTTCTATACGTTATACGGGCATTTGAGTTTAGATTCAATGGAAAAGATGTTCGTGGGAAAAAAAATTAAGCAAGGAAAAAAAATCGGAAAATTAGGCGATTCTTCGGTAAACGGTGATTATCCGCCGCATCTGCACCTTCAAATTATACGAAATATTGAAAATTATCAAGGAGATTATCCGGGTGTGTGCAGCCAAAAAAATCTTGAATTTTATCTAGATAATTGTCCAGATCCAAATTTACTATTGAAACTTTAA
- a CDS encoding Gnt-I system low-affinity gluconate transporter — MLEPRLIFAVLAGIAVLLILILRFKIQAFISLLIASITVGIIAGMPPMDIIKTMQEGMGGTLGFVAVVVGLGAIFGTILEHSGGAEALANYLLSKFGEKRATWAMTITGFFIAIPVFFDVAFIILVPLVYSLQRRTKKSLLLYAIPLLAGLTITHSFIPPTPGPVAVADILGADLGWVILFGFLAGVPAAIISGPLFGKYISKKINISAPELDTTDDVKTAYPAVGLILGIIGVPILLIVCNTLINSPLTDSWGIPDFAKEWLEMIGHPFSALIIANLLAWYLLGIKRGASKKHLLKISTESMGAAGIIILLTGAGGVFKQMLVNTHTGEMLANYFADKGVSILLFAFIAAGLVRILQGSATVAMITAAGLTAPLITANISEIDKALMVIAIAAGASMLSHVNDSGFWLVSKYLGLTEKQTFKSWTVMTTILAFVGFGTVSLLSLLF; from the coding sequence ATGCTAGAACCCAGATTGATTTTTGCGGTTTTAGCCGGTATCGCTGTTTTATTGATCCTAATCTTAAGATTTAAGATTCAGGCCTTTATTTCACTTTTAATTGCAAGCATTACGGTGGGTATTATCGCCGGCATGCCCCCTATGGATATCATTAAAACCATGCAAGAAGGTATGGGTGGGACGTTGGGTTTTGTGGCAGTGGTGGTGGGTCTTGGGGCAATATTCGGGACAATTTTAGAACATTCTGGTGGAGCTGAAGCATTGGCTAATTATCTGCTTTCAAAATTTGGTGAAAAACGGGCCACTTGGGCGATGACGATTACCGGTTTCTTTATTGCCATTCCAGTATTTTTTGATGTAGCTTTTATCATTTTAGTGCCTTTGGTTTATTCGCTTCAACGGAGAACTAAAAAATCTTTGTTGCTCTACGCTATCCCCTTGTTAGCGGGTCTAACCATTACTCATTCATTTATCCCGCCAACTCCAGGTCCTGTTGCCGTAGCCGATATTCTTGGAGCAGATTTGGGCTGGGTCATTTTATTTGGATTTTTAGCCGGAGTTCCTGCAGCTATCATCAGCGGTCCACTTTTCGGAAAGTATATTTCAAAAAAAATAAATATTTCTGCTCCCGAATTAGATACTACCGACGATGTTAAAACCGCGTATCCGGCAGTTGGGTTAATTCTTGGAATCATCGGAGTTCCCATTCTCTTGATTGTTTGCAATACCTTAATCAATAGTCCGCTGACGGATTCTTGGGGAATACCAGATTTCGCAAAAGAGTGGTTAGAAATGATTGGTCATCCTTTTTCTGCCTTGATTATCGCAAATCTGCTCGCTTGGTATTTATTGGGAATCAAACGAGGTGCCTCTAAAAAACATTTGCTCAAGATTTCTACCGAAAGTATGGGAGCGGCTGGGATTATTATACTACTGACCGGTGCCGGCGGAGTCTTTAAGCAAATGCTTGTAAATACCCATACAGGAGAAATGCTCGCAAATTATTTCGCCGACAAAGGTGTTAGTATCTTGCTTTTCGCATTTATTGCCGCAGGTTTGGTTAGGATTCTACAAGGATCTGCAACGGTCGCCATGATTACCGCAGCTGGTCTTACCGCACCACTTATTACTGCAAACATATCCGAAATCGACAAAGCCCTAATGGTAATTGCCATCGCCGCTGGTGCATCCATGTTATCTCACGTAAATGACAGCGGATTTTGGTTAGTGAGTAAATATTTGGGCCTTACTGAAAAACAAACTTTTAAAAGTTGGACCGTAATGACAACCATCTTAGCCTTTGTAGGCTTTGGAACGGTTTCGTTACTTTCTCTTTTATTTTAG
- a CDS encoding 6-phosphogluconate dehydrogenase, giving the protein MKMKKSEFGIIGLGVMGGNLALNVLDSDISLSVYNRSAGSEADVVSDFLEENSKYSHLKGFTNLETFVESLKAPRKILIMIKAGAAIDSVIDQLKPFLESEDILIDGGNSYYLDTERRIAYLQESNIYFIGCGISGGAEGARRGPSMMPGGPKIAYDKLGHILERISAKDAAGNPCCTYIGPGGAGHYVKMIHNGIEYAEMQLLAEIYSILRLTLPYEAIQTIFESWNSSNLKSFLLEISTAILGAKENDSFVLDQILDKSGNKGTGFWSVRSGLELGLPTTMMSSALYARFLSAFKEDRVAYSKKLAKPYKNYTKRNIDDVKSSYEFARIINHHQGFEILREASEIHNWNLDLGEIARIWTNGCIIRSSLMEKLSDIFKTGNSILTEESFIQTLKTSEEKISNFIKLSMADRIPVDCFWSAYNYWVSITTENLPANLIQAQRDFFGGHTYQRIDRPSEEFFHFNWTD; this is encoded by the coding sequence ATGAAGATGAAAAAATCTGAATTTGGCATTATAGGTTTAGGAGTAATGGGCGGTAATCTAGCTTTGAATGTTTTGGATAGCGATATTTCACTATCGGTTTATAATCGAAGCGCAGGCAGCGAAGCCGATGTGGTCAGTGATTTTTTAGAGGAAAATTCTAAATATTCGCATTTGAAAGGATTCACAAATCTTGAAACTTTTGTTGAATCCTTAAAAGCTCCAAGGAAGATTTTGATAATGATTAAAGCAGGTGCAGCAATCGATTCAGTCATCGATCAATTAAAACCTTTTTTAGAAAGTGAGGACATTTTAATCGATGGTGGAAATTCCTATTACTTAGATACTGAAAGAAGGATTGCATATTTACAAGAATCCAATATATATTTTATAGGATGCGGAATTTCTGGAGGAGCTGAAGGTGCTAGAAGAGGACCGTCTATGATGCCTGGTGGGCCCAAAATCGCTTATGATAAACTTGGGCATATACTAGAACGTATTTCTGCAAAGGATGCTGCAGGAAATCCTTGTTGCACTTACATTGGTCCTGGTGGAGCTGGTCATTATGTGAAAATGATTCATAATGGGATAGAATACGCCGAAATGCAATTGCTTGCCGAAATTTATTCAATCTTAAGATTGACCTTGCCTTATGAAGCAATACAAACCATTTTTGAAAGTTGGAATTCTTCAAATTTAAAGAGCTTTCTTTTAGAGATTTCAACTGCAATTTTAGGAGCCAAAGAAAATGACAGTTTTGTACTTGACCAGATTCTAGACAAATCAGGAAATAAAGGCACCGGCTTTTGGTCAGTAAGGTCCGGACTAGAACTGGGATTACCAACTACCATGATGAGCTCTGCGCTCTACGCTAGATTTCTTTCAGCATTTAAAGAAGATAGAGTTGCTTATTCAAAAAAGCTCGCAAAACCTTATAAAAATTACACAAAAAGAAATATTGATGATGTAAAATCGAGCTACGAATTTGCCCGTATTATAAATCATCATCAAGGATTTGAGATACTTCGAGAAGCGAGTGAAATCCACAATTGGAATCTCGATTTAGGAGAAATCGCAAGAATTTGGACCAACGGATGTATCATTAGATCCTCCTTGATGGAAAAACTGAGCGATATCTTTAAAACAGGAAATTCAATCTTAACTGAAGAAAGTTTTATTCAAACTTTGAAAACCTCAGAAGAAAAAATTTCCAACTTTATAAAATTAAGTATGGCAGATAGAATTCCGGTAGACTGCTTTTGGTCTGCTTATAATTATTGGGTTTCAATAACAACCGAAAATTTACCAGCCAATTTAATCCAGGCACAGCGAGATTTTTTTGGCGGCCACACTTACCAACGTATCGACCGTCCTTCGGAGGAATTCTTTCACTTTAACTGGACAGATTAA
- a CDS encoding 6-phosphogluconate dehydrogenase/gluconokinase, translated as MGVSGSGKTTIGRLLAERLSMPFYDADDFHSEANIKKMKDGIALNDEDRMPWLYTISKNLKDWQSNKGSVLACSALKESYREIFNENLESIIWVYLDGKFTDIDQRLKSRGHHYFNPALLHSQFDTLEIPDYGIKVPIDKSPDKIVDSIIKNLNEDEKI; from the coding sequence ATGGGTGTTAGCGGAAGCGGAAAAACCACAATCGGGAGACTGCTGGCGGAGCGTCTTTCTATGCCTTTTTACGATGCAGATGATTTTCACTCTGAAGCGAATATCAAGAAAATGAAGGATGGTATCGCTTTAAATGACGAAGATAGGATGCCATGGCTGTACACCATTTCAAAAAATCTCAAAGATTGGCAAAGTAATAAGGGAAGTGTTTTAGCATGTTCTGCCTTAAAAGAATCTTACCGGGAGATTTTTAATGAAAACCTGGAATCGATCATTTGGGTCTATCTCGATGGAAAATTTACTGACATCGACCAACGGTTAAAATCGAGAGGGCATCATTATTTTAATCCAGCCTTACTTCACTCCCAATTTGATACTTTAGAAATTCCTGATTATGGCATTAAAGTACCTATTGATAAAAGTCCAGATAAAATCGTGGATTCGATTATAAAAAATTTAAATGAAGATGAAAAAATCTGA
- a CDS encoding Sugar lactone lactonase YvrE, giving the protein MKIILKKHKLRFYCILSICSFFILSSCKDSSKELEAEENTAQKTDSMTTKLMAELEYEIKSTKGEGAFWNHKSNELFWVDIDGKKVNIYNPQTKTNKSIPTPSMVGTLVPKSDIEVVVALEDGIYILNTENSQFTLLTNIEKEIPTNRFNDGKADPAGRLWVGSMAFNEQKHAARLYMVDQEGRVEEKIDSITISNGIAWSKDNSKMYYIDTPTAKVKVFDYNNSTGEISNEKVAVEVPNSLGYPDGMTIDEEGMLWVAMWNGNAVYRFDPNTGETLQKIEVPAHNVTSCAFGGNNLETLYITSATVDMKDEEHQKYPLAGSVFRVVPGVKGVKSSFFGNDKK; this is encoded by the coding sequence ATGAAAATAATTTTAAAAAAACATAAATTAAGGTTTTACTGTATTCTTTCAATTTGTTCCTTCTTTATCTTATCTTCTTGCAAGGATTCTTCAAAAGAATTGGAGGCTGAAGAAAATACTGCACAAAAAACAGATTCTATGACAACTAAACTCATGGCAGAATTAGAATATGAAATTAAATCTACTAAAGGTGAAGGTGCCTTTTGGAATCATAAATCCAACGAACTGTTTTGGGTAGATATCGACGGCAAAAAAGTGAATATTTACAATCCACAAACTAAGACCAATAAGTCAATTCCTACCCCTTCTATGGTCGGAACCTTAGTCCCAAAATCTGATATTGAAGTTGTAGTGGCTCTAGAAGATGGGATTTATATTTTAAATACTGAAAATTCTCAATTTACCCTTCTCACTAATATAGAAAAAGAAATTCCTACCAATCGGTTTAACGATGGCAAGGCAGATCCTGCCGGCCGTCTCTGGGTTGGTTCAATGGCTTTTAACGAACAAAAACATGCGGCAAGATTATATATGGTTGATCAAGAAGGGCGTGTTGAAGAAAAAATAGATAGCATTACCATTTCTAACGGCATTGCTTGGTCTAAGGATAATTCTAAAATGTATTATATCGACACTCCGACCGCTAAAGTAAAAGTTTTTGATTATAATAACTCCACAGGTGAAATCAGTAATGAAAAGGTTGCGGTAGAAGTGCCAAATTCGTTGGGTTATCCAGACGGAATGACTATTGACGAAGAAGGAATGCTCTGGGTCGCCATGTGGAACGGCAATGCGGTGTATCGTTTTGATCCCAACACTGGTGAAACTCTACAAAAAATAGAAGTTCCTGCTCATAACGTTACCTCTTGTGCTTTTGGCGGAAATAATCTAGAAACACTTTATATTACCTCGGCAACCGTAGATATGAAAGATGAAGAACACCAAAAATATCCACTTGCCGGCTCAGTTTTTAGAGTTGTACCTGGCGTAAAAGGGGTTAAATCTTCATTCTTTGGGAATGACAAAAAATAA